Proteins from a single region of Carassius carassius chromosome 25, fCarCar2.1, whole genome shotgun sequence:
- the LOC132104012 gene encoding hornerin-like isoform X8, which yields MLSRNLVIASVAVVLLASTLSTAPVEDKEPEENDFEAEEGEEELSEEEEDDDDSKGQHMKGAGSQQATAAPKGSGMTPGSAVAGESPNGQKLNGGTQTGQVSSGSTSTASNGANGSNGRDGFSQPSGSSSHDASYGGQDGSKSEIVPPGVGAGGAAATGSSGSKVPDGGVHSVSISVVPSGQGSSAHIAAGHGSTMLSSHTFDRPAAGQTSEGVGVVSSEVQSQPTGSEGFAPHTDGLQYENGETAYDGSQIESPEIPEIESNGNGHKQLLNGGETGFTGLDHFMTGTSQIQEAGGFDSFGTSSHLETTGVIDQSSHDFLVDLMGGIGESFGPDTQTDGLDHMGLAFQVDSAAAGLSPGHPSSGGPVLDAPPDSPGLDYLFVDNGNGDYTHSVSISDNGAQSKSPADTTDSSVVFDTMSHPDHFFTDYSDGWADNNGADLPDTNGNGNGRHKPVVDIQKGDPQGIHLDISGTGHQDAATAMHHTAVGALDLNDHTLSPYTDTTGFDGVNGAGAQTDMAGAGGDPVTDGQTLTDMTGQGHLAVTDGMPNYTADSVRATGTGFTDASDTHSSMVQTDLPVTGDPFTGVSSQTDAMGTGQPGATEQTQTAVSAGEQYHTSGQGFEGAENVELEDTC from the exons ATGCTGTCACG AAATCTTGTAATTGCTTCAGTGGCTGTTGTGCTTCTGGCGTCCACCCTATCAACGGCTCCTGTTGAAG ATAAGGAGCCTGAGGAAAATGACTTTGAGGCTGAAGAGGGTGAAGAAGAACTGTCTGAGGAGGAAGAGG ATGATGATGACTCCAAAGGTCAGCATATGAAGG GAGCTGGATCGCAGCAGGCCACCGCAGCACCCAAAGGCTCGG GTATGACTCCTGGCAGCGCCGTTGCGGGCGAATCCCCAAACG GTCAGAAACTTAATGGCGGCACTCAAACTGGCCAAGTCT CATCAGGCAGCACATCAACAGCTTCAAATGGAGCAAATG GAAGTAACGGTAGAGATGGGTTCTCTCAGCCATCTGGCTCAAGTTCTCATG ATGCAAGTTATGGTGGGCAAGATGGGTCCAAATCAGAGATAGTTCCTCCAG GTGTAGGAGCTGGAGGAGCAGCTGCTACTGGAAGTTCAGGATCTAAAGTCCCTG ATGGGGGTGTCCATTCAGTGTCCATTTCTGTAG TGCCATCGGGTCAAGGGTCATCAGCCCATATAGCAGCAGGTCATGGGTCAACAATGTTATCCAGCCACACTTTTGACCGACCTGCAGCAGGACAGACATCAGAAGGTGTGGGTGTAGTTTCCTCCGAGGTCCAATCCCAGCCTACAG GGTCAGAGGGATTCGCTCCACATACAGATGGCTTACAGTATGAAAATG GGGAAACAGCTTACGATGGATCTCAAATCGAGTCTCCAG AAATCCCTGAGATAGAATCTAACG GTAATGGACACAAACAACTACTGAACGGAGGAGAAACAGGATTTACAG GCTTGGATCATTTCATGACGGGCACATCTCAGATTCAAGAAGCAG GTGGTTTTGATTCATTTGGCACAAGCTCTCACCTGGAAACGACAG GAGTGATAGATCAGTCAAGCCATGACTTCCTTGTTGACTTAATGG GTGGAATAGGAGAGAGCTTTGGTCCAGACACTCAAACAGACGGGCTAG ATCACATGGGACTCGCATTTCAGGTGGATTCGGCAG CTGCTGGCCTGAGTCCAGGGCACCCGTCCAGTGGCGGTCCGGTTCTAGACGCTCCTCCAG ACTCTCCCGGACTGGATTACCTGTTTGTTGACAATGGGAACGGTGATTATACCCATTCAGTCA GCATTTCTGATAATGGAGCCCAATCAAAATCACCAGCTGATACAACAG ATTCGTCTGTAGTCTTTGACACAATGTCACATCCGGATCATTTCTTCACAGACTATTCAG ATGGTTGGGCGGATAATAATGGTGCAGATTTACCCGATACAAACG GAAATGGAAACGGTCGGCACAAACCTGTGGTAGACATACAGAAAG GTGACCCTCAAGGCATTCATCTCGACATCA GCGGAACAGGCCATCAGGACGCTGCAACGGCGATGCATCACACAGCTG TTGGTGCACTTGATCTAAACGACCACACTCTCAGTCCCTACACAGACACGACTG GATTTGACGGTGTCAATGGTGCTGGAGCGCAGACAGATATGGCAG GTGCAGGAGGTGATCCAGTGACTGACGGACAGACTCTAACAGACATGACAG GGCAAGGACATTTAGCTGTGACAGATGGCATGCCAAATTACACAG CAGATTCTGTGCGTGCGACTGGGACTGGATTTACAG ATGCCTCAGACACACATAGTAGCATGGTTCAGACAGACCTACCAG TCACAGGGGATCCATTTACAGGGGTTTCCTCACAGACAGATGCCATGGGCACAG GCCAACCTGGTGCTACAGAACAAACACAGACAGCTG TATCAGCAGGTGAACAGTACCACACATCTGGTCAGGGTTTTGAAG GTGCAGAAAATGTGGAACTGGAAGATACCTGCTGA
- the LOC132104012 gene encoding secreted protein C-like isoform X6, whose translation MLSRNLVIASVAVVLLASTLSTAPVEDKEPEENDFEAEEGEEELSEEEEDDDDSKGQHMKGAGSQQATAAPKGSGMTPGSAVAGESPNGQKLNGGTQTGQVSSGSTSTASNGANDASYGGQDGSKSEIVPPGVGAGGAAATGSSGSKVPDGGVHSVSISVVPSGQGSSAHIAAGHGSTMLSSHTFDRPAAGQTSEGVGVVSSEVQSQPTGSEGFAPHTDGLQYENGETAYDGSQIESPEIPEIESNGNGHKQLLNGGETGFTGLDHFMTGTSQIQEAGGFDSFGTSSHLETTGVIDQSSHDFLVDLMGGIGESFGPDTQTDGLGTLLDLLDTPPDVPPTCLVTDAVSTDHMGLAFQVDSAAAGLSPGHPSSGGPVLDAPPDSPGLDYLFVDNGNGDYTHSVSISDNGAQSKSPADTTDSSVVFDTMSHPDHFFTDYSDGWADNNGADLPDTNGNGNGRHKPVVDIQKGDPQGIHLDISGTGHQDAATAMHHTAVGALDLNDHTLSPYTDTTGFDGVNGAGAQTDMAGAGGDPVTDGQTLTDMTGQGHLAVTDGMPNYTADSVRATGTGFTDASDTHSSMVQTDLPVTGDPFTGVSSQTDAMGTGQPGATEQTQTAVSAGEQYHTSGQGFEGAENVELEDTC comes from the exons ATGCTGTCACG AAATCTTGTAATTGCTTCAGTGGCTGTTGTGCTTCTGGCGTCCACCCTATCAACGGCTCCTGTTGAAG ATAAGGAGCCTGAGGAAAATGACTTTGAGGCTGAAGAGGGTGAAGAAGAACTGTCTGAGGAGGAAGAGG ATGATGATGACTCCAAAGGTCAGCATATGAAGG GAGCTGGATCGCAGCAGGCCACCGCAGCACCCAAAGGCTCGG GTATGACTCCTGGCAGCGCCGTTGCGGGCGAATCCCCAAACG GTCAGAAACTTAATGGCGGCACTCAAACTGGCCAAGTCT CATCAGGCAGCACATCAACAGCTTCAAATGGAGCAAATG ATGCAAGTTATGGTGGGCAAGATGGGTCCAAATCAGAGATAGTTCCTCCAG GTGTAGGAGCTGGAGGAGCAGCTGCTACTGGAAGTTCAGGATCTAAAGTCCCTG ATGGGGGTGTCCATTCAGTGTCCATTTCTGTAG TGCCATCGGGTCAAGGGTCATCAGCCCATATAGCAGCAGGTCATGGGTCAACAATGTTATCCAGCCACACTTTTGACCGACCTGCAGCAGGACAGACATCAGAAGGTGTGGGTGTAGTTTCCTCCGAGGTCCAATCCCAGCCTACAG GGTCAGAGGGATTCGCTCCACATACAGATGGCTTACAGTATGAAAATG GGGAAACAGCTTACGATGGATCTCAAATCGAGTCTCCAG AAATCCCTGAGATAGAATCTAACG GTAATGGACACAAACAACTACTGAACGGAGGAGAAACAGGATTTACAG GCTTGGATCATTTCATGACGGGCACATCTCAGATTCAAGAAGCAG GTGGTTTTGATTCATTTGGCACAAGCTCTCACCTGGAAACGACAG GAGTGATAGATCAGTCAAGCCATGACTTCCTTGTTGACTTAATGG GTGGAATAGGAGAGAGCTTTGGTCCAGACACTCAAACAGACGGGCTAGGTACGCTTTTAGACCTCTTAGACACTCCTCCAGACGTTCCACCCACATGCCTAGTAACTGACGCTGTCTCAACAGATCACATGGGACTCGCATTTCAGGTGGATTCGGCAG CTGCTGGCCTGAGTCCAGGGCACCCGTCCAGTGGCGGTCCGGTTCTAGACGCTCCTCCAG ACTCTCCCGGACTGGATTACCTGTTTGTTGACAATGGGAACGGTGATTATACCCATTCAGTCA GCATTTCTGATAATGGAGCCCAATCAAAATCACCAGCTGATACAACAG ATTCGTCTGTAGTCTTTGACACAATGTCACATCCGGATCATTTCTTCACAGACTATTCAG ATGGTTGGGCGGATAATAATGGTGCAGATTTACCCGATACAAACG GAAATGGAAACGGTCGGCACAAACCTGTGGTAGACATACAGAAAG GTGACCCTCAAGGCATTCATCTCGACATCA GCGGAACAGGCCATCAGGACGCTGCAACGGCGATGCATCACACAGCTG TTGGTGCACTTGATCTAAACGACCACACTCTCAGTCCCTACACAGACACGACTG GATTTGACGGTGTCAATGGTGCTGGAGCGCAGACAGATATGGCAG GTGCAGGAGGTGATCCAGTGACTGACGGACAGACTCTAACAGACATGACAG GGCAAGGACATTTAGCTGTGACAGATGGCATGCCAAATTACACAG CAGATTCTGTGCGTGCGACTGGGACTGGATTTACAG ATGCCTCAGACACACATAGTAGCATGGTTCAGACAGACCTACCAG TCACAGGGGATCCATTTACAGGGGTTTCCTCACAGACAGATGCCATGGGCACAG GCCAACCTGGTGCTACAGAACAAACACAGACAGCTG TATCAGCAGGTGAACAGTACCACACATCTGGTCAGGGTTTTGAAG GTGCAGAAAATGTGGAACTGGAAGATACCTGCTGA
- the LOC132104012 gene encoding secreted protein C-like isoform X2: MLSRNLVIASVAVVLLASTLSTAPVEDKEPEENDFEAEEGEEELSEEEEDDDDSKGQHMKGAGSQQATAAPKGSGMTPGSAVAGESPNGQKLNGGTQTGQVSSGSTSTASNGANGSNGRDGFSQPSGSSSHDASYGGQDGSKSEIVPPGVGAGGAAATGSSGSKVPDGGVHSVSISVVPSGQGSSAHIAAGHGSTMLSSHTFDRPAAGQTSEGVGVVSSEVQSQPTGSEGFAPHTDGLQYENGETAYDGSQIESPEIPEIESNGNGHKQLLNGGETGFTGLDHFMTGTSQIQEAGGFDSFGTSSHLETTGVIDQSSHDFLVDLMGGIGESFGPDTQTDGLGTLLDLLDTPPDVPPTCLVTDAVSTDHMGLAFQVDSAAAGLSPGHPSSGGPVLDAPPDSPGLDYLFVDNGNGDYTHSVSISDNGAQSKSPADTTDSSVVFDTMSHPDHFFTDYSDGWADNNGADLPDTNGNGNGRHKPVVDIQKGDPQGIHLDISGTGHQDAATAMHHTAVGALDLNDHTLSPYTDTTGFDGVNGAGAQTDMAGAGGDPVTDGQTLTDMTGQGHLAVTDGMPNYTDSVRATGTGFTDASDTHSSMVQTDLPVTGDPFTGVSSQTDAMGTGQPGATEQTQTAVSAGEQYHTSGQGFEGAENVELEDTC, translated from the exons ATGCTGTCACG AAATCTTGTAATTGCTTCAGTGGCTGTTGTGCTTCTGGCGTCCACCCTATCAACGGCTCCTGTTGAAG ATAAGGAGCCTGAGGAAAATGACTTTGAGGCTGAAGAGGGTGAAGAAGAACTGTCTGAGGAGGAAGAGG ATGATGATGACTCCAAAGGTCAGCATATGAAGG GAGCTGGATCGCAGCAGGCCACCGCAGCACCCAAAGGCTCGG GTATGACTCCTGGCAGCGCCGTTGCGGGCGAATCCCCAAACG GTCAGAAACTTAATGGCGGCACTCAAACTGGCCAAGTCT CATCAGGCAGCACATCAACAGCTTCAAATGGAGCAAATG GAAGTAACGGTAGAGATGGGTTCTCTCAGCCATCTGGCTCAAGTTCTCATG ATGCAAGTTATGGTGGGCAAGATGGGTCCAAATCAGAGATAGTTCCTCCAG GTGTAGGAGCTGGAGGAGCAGCTGCTACTGGAAGTTCAGGATCTAAAGTCCCTG ATGGGGGTGTCCATTCAGTGTCCATTTCTGTAG TGCCATCGGGTCAAGGGTCATCAGCCCATATAGCAGCAGGTCATGGGTCAACAATGTTATCCAGCCACACTTTTGACCGACCTGCAGCAGGACAGACATCAGAAGGTGTGGGTGTAGTTTCCTCCGAGGTCCAATCCCAGCCTACAG GGTCAGAGGGATTCGCTCCACATACAGATGGCTTACAGTATGAAAATG GGGAAACAGCTTACGATGGATCTCAAATCGAGTCTCCAG AAATCCCTGAGATAGAATCTAACG GTAATGGACACAAACAACTACTGAACGGAGGAGAAACAGGATTTACAG GCTTGGATCATTTCATGACGGGCACATCTCAGATTCAAGAAGCAG GTGGTTTTGATTCATTTGGCACAAGCTCTCACCTGGAAACGACAG GAGTGATAGATCAGTCAAGCCATGACTTCCTTGTTGACTTAATGG GTGGAATAGGAGAGAGCTTTGGTCCAGACACTCAAACAGACGGGCTAGGTACGCTTTTAGACCTCTTAGACACTCCTCCAGACGTTCCACCCACATGCCTAGTAACTGACGCTGTCTCAACAGATCACATGGGACTCGCATTTCAGGTGGATTCGGCAG CTGCTGGCCTGAGTCCAGGGCACCCGTCCAGTGGCGGTCCGGTTCTAGACGCTCCTCCAG ACTCTCCCGGACTGGATTACCTGTTTGTTGACAATGGGAACGGTGATTATACCCATTCAGTCA GCATTTCTGATAATGGAGCCCAATCAAAATCACCAGCTGATACAACAG ATTCGTCTGTAGTCTTTGACACAATGTCACATCCGGATCATTTCTTCACAGACTATTCAG ATGGTTGGGCGGATAATAATGGTGCAGATTTACCCGATACAAACG GAAATGGAAACGGTCGGCACAAACCTGTGGTAGACATACAGAAAG GTGACCCTCAAGGCATTCATCTCGACATCA GCGGAACAGGCCATCAGGACGCTGCAACGGCGATGCATCACACAGCTG TTGGTGCACTTGATCTAAACGACCACACTCTCAGTCCCTACACAGACACGACTG GATTTGACGGTGTCAATGGTGCTGGAGCGCAGACAGATATGGCAG GTGCAGGAGGTGATCCAGTGACTGACGGACAGACTCTAACAGACATGACAG GGCAAGGACATTTAGCTGTGACAGATGGCATGCCAAATTACACAG ATTCTGTGCGTGCGACTGGGACTGGATTTACAG ATGCCTCAGACACACATAGTAGCATGGTTCAGACAGACCTACCAG TCACAGGGGATCCATTTACAGGGGTTTCCTCACAGACAGATGCCATGGGCACAG GCCAACCTGGTGCTACAGAACAAACACAGACAGCTG TATCAGCAGGTGAACAGTACCACACATCTGGTCAGGGTTTTGAAG GTGCAGAAAATGTGGAACTGGAAGATACCTGCTGA
- the LOC132104012 gene encoding mucin-19-like isoform X7: protein MLSRNLVIASVAVVLLASTLSTAPVEDKEPEENDFEAEEGEEELSEEEEGAGSQQATAAPKGSGMTPGSAVAGESPNASGSTSTASNGANGSNGRDGFSQPSGSSSHDASYGGQDGSKSEIVPPGVGAGGAAATGSSGSKVPDGGVHSVSISVVPSGQGSSAHIAAGHGSTMLSSHTFDRPAAGQTSEGVGVVSSEVQSQPTGSEGFAPHTDGLQYENGETAYDGSQIESPEIPEIESNGNGHKQLLNGGETGFTGLDHFMTGTSQIQEAGGFDSFGTSSHLETTGVIDQSSHDFLVDLMGGIGESFGPDTQTDGLGTLLDLLDTPPDVPPTCLVTDAVSTDHMGLAFQVDSAAAGLSPGHPSSGGPVLDAPPDSPGLDYLFVDNGNGDYTHSVSISDNGAQSKSPADTTDSSVVFDTMSHPDHFFTDYSDGWADNNGADLPDTNGNGNGRHKPVVDIQKGDPQGIHLDISGTGHQDAATAMHHTAVGALDLNDHTLSPYTDTTGFDGVNGAGAQTDMAGAGGDPVTDGQTLTDMTGQGHLAVTDGMPNYTADSVRATGTGFTDASDTHSSMVQTDLPVTGDPFTGVSSQTDAMGTGQPGATEQTQTAVSAGEQYHTSGQGFEGAENVELEDTC from the exons ATGCTGTCACG AAATCTTGTAATTGCTTCAGTGGCTGTTGTGCTTCTGGCGTCCACCCTATCAACGGCTCCTGTTGAAG ATAAGGAGCCTGAGGAAAATGACTTTGAGGCTGAAGAGGGTGAAGAAGAACTGTCTGAGGAGGAAGAGG GAGCTGGATCGCAGCAGGCCACCGCAGCACCCAAAGGCTCGG GTATGACTCCTGGCAGCGCCGTTGCGGGCGAATCCCCAAACG CATCAGGCAGCACATCAACAGCTTCAAATGGAGCAAATG GAAGTAACGGTAGAGATGGGTTCTCTCAGCCATCTGGCTCAAGTTCTCATG ATGCAAGTTATGGTGGGCAAGATGGGTCCAAATCAGAGATAGTTCCTCCAG GTGTAGGAGCTGGAGGAGCAGCTGCTACTGGAAGTTCAGGATCTAAAGTCCCTG ATGGGGGTGTCCATTCAGTGTCCATTTCTGTAG TGCCATCGGGTCAAGGGTCATCAGCCCATATAGCAGCAGGTCATGGGTCAACAATGTTATCCAGCCACACTTTTGACCGACCTGCAGCAGGACAGACATCAGAAGGTGTGGGTGTAGTTTCCTCCGAGGTCCAATCCCAGCCTACAG GGTCAGAGGGATTCGCTCCACATACAGATGGCTTACAGTATGAAAATG GGGAAACAGCTTACGATGGATCTCAAATCGAGTCTCCAG AAATCCCTGAGATAGAATCTAACG GTAATGGACACAAACAACTACTGAACGGAGGAGAAACAGGATTTACAG GCTTGGATCATTTCATGACGGGCACATCTCAGATTCAAGAAGCAG GTGGTTTTGATTCATTTGGCACAAGCTCTCACCTGGAAACGACAG GAGTGATAGATCAGTCAAGCCATGACTTCCTTGTTGACTTAATGG GTGGAATAGGAGAGAGCTTTGGTCCAGACACTCAAACAGACGGGCTAGGTACGCTTTTAGACCTCTTAGACACTCCTCCAGACGTTCCACCCACATGCCTAGTAACTGACGCTGTCTCAACAGATCACATGGGACTCGCATTTCAGGTGGATTCGGCAG CTGCTGGCCTGAGTCCAGGGCACCCGTCCAGTGGCGGTCCGGTTCTAGACGCTCCTCCAG ACTCTCCCGGACTGGATTACCTGTTTGTTGACAATGGGAACGGTGATTATACCCATTCAGTCA GCATTTCTGATAATGGAGCCCAATCAAAATCACCAGCTGATACAACAG ATTCGTCTGTAGTCTTTGACACAATGTCACATCCGGATCATTTCTTCACAGACTATTCAG ATGGTTGGGCGGATAATAATGGTGCAGATTTACCCGATACAAACG GAAATGGAAACGGTCGGCACAAACCTGTGGTAGACATACAGAAAG GTGACCCTCAAGGCATTCATCTCGACATCA GCGGAACAGGCCATCAGGACGCTGCAACGGCGATGCATCACACAGCTG TTGGTGCACTTGATCTAAACGACCACACTCTCAGTCCCTACACAGACACGACTG GATTTGACGGTGTCAATGGTGCTGGAGCGCAGACAGATATGGCAG GTGCAGGAGGTGATCCAGTGACTGACGGACAGACTCTAACAGACATGACAG GGCAAGGACATTTAGCTGTGACAGATGGCATGCCAAATTACACAG CAGATTCTGTGCGTGCGACTGGGACTGGATTTACAG ATGCCTCAGACACACATAGTAGCATGGTTCAGACAGACCTACCAG TCACAGGGGATCCATTTACAGGGGTTTCCTCACAGACAGATGCCATGGGCACAG GCCAACCTGGTGCTACAGAACAAACACAGACAGCTG TATCAGCAGGTGAACAGTACCACACATCTGGTCAGGGTTTTGAAG GTGCAGAAAATGTGGAACTGGAAGATACCTGCTGA
- the LOC132104012 gene encoding secreted protein C-like isoform X3: MLSRNLVIASVAVVLLASTLSTAPVEDKEPEENDFEAEEGEEELSEEEEDDDDSKGQHMKGAGSQQATAAPKGSGMTPGSAVAGESPNGQKLNGGTQTGQVSSGSTSTASNGANGSNGRDGFSQPSGSSSHDASYGGQDGSKSEIVPPGVGAGGAAATGSSGSKVPDGGVHSVSISVVPSGQGSSAHIAAGHGSTMLSSHTFDRPAAGQTSEGVGVVSSEVQSQPTGSEGFAPHTDGLQYENGETAYDGSQIESPEIPEIESNGNGHKQLLNGGETGFTGLDHFMTGTSQIQEAGGFDSFGTSSHLETTGVIDQSSHDFLVDLMGGIGESFGPDTQTDGLGTLLDLLDTPPDVPPTCLVTDAVSTDHMGLAFQVDSAAAGLSPGHPSSGGPVLDAPPDSPGLDYLFVDNGNGDYTHSVSISDNGAQSKSPADTTDSSVVFDTMSHPDHFFTDYSDGWADNNGADLPDTNGNGNGRHKPVVDIQKGDPQGIHLDISGTGHQDAATAMHHTAVGALDLNDHTLSPYTDTTGFDGVNGAGAQTDMAGAGGDPVTDGQTLTDMTGQGHLAVTDGMPNYTADSVRATGTGFTDASDTHSSMVQTDLPVTGDPFTGVSSQTDAMGTGQPGATEQTQTAVSAGEQYHTSGQGFEENVELEDTC, encoded by the exons ATGCTGTCACG AAATCTTGTAATTGCTTCAGTGGCTGTTGTGCTTCTGGCGTCCACCCTATCAACGGCTCCTGTTGAAG ATAAGGAGCCTGAGGAAAATGACTTTGAGGCTGAAGAGGGTGAAGAAGAACTGTCTGAGGAGGAAGAGG ATGATGATGACTCCAAAGGTCAGCATATGAAGG GAGCTGGATCGCAGCAGGCCACCGCAGCACCCAAAGGCTCGG GTATGACTCCTGGCAGCGCCGTTGCGGGCGAATCCCCAAACG GTCAGAAACTTAATGGCGGCACTCAAACTGGCCAAGTCT CATCAGGCAGCACATCAACAGCTTCAAATGGAGCAAATG GAAGTAACGGTAGAGATGGGTTCTCTCAGCCATCTGGCTCAAGTTCTCATG ATGCAAGTTATGGTGGGCAAGATGGGTCCAAATCAGAGATAGTTCCTCCAG GTGTAGGAGCTGGAGGAGCAGCTGCTACTGGAAGTTCAGGATCTAAAGTCCCTG ATGGGGGTGTCCATTCAGTGTCCATTTCTGTAG TGCCATCGGGTCAAGGGTCATCAGCCCATATAGCAGCAGGTCATGGGTCAACAATGTTATCCAGCCACACTTTTGACCGACCTGCAGCAGGACAGACATCAGAAGGTGTGGGTGTAGTTTCCTCCGAGGTCCAATCCCAGCCTACAG GGTCAGAGGGATTCGCTCCACATACAGATGGCTTACAGTATGAAAATG GGGAAACAGCTTACGATGGATCTCAAATCGAGTCTCCAG AAATCCCTGAGATAGAATCTAACG GTAATGGACACAAACAACTACTGAACGGAGGAGAAACAGGATTTACAG GCTTGGATCATTTCATGACGGGCACATCTCAGATTCAAGAAGCAG GTGGTTTTGATTCATTTGGCACAAGCTCTCACCTGGAAACGACAG GAGTGATAGATCAGTCAAGCCATGACTTCCTTGTTGACTTAATGG GTGGAATAGGAGAGAGCTTTGGTCCAGACACTCAAACAGACGGGCTAGGTACGCTTTTAGACCTCTTAGACACTCCTCCAGACGTTCCACCCACATGCCTAGTAACTGACGCTGTCTCAACAGATCACATGGGACTCGCATTTCAGGTGGATTCGGCAG CTGCTGGCCTGAGTCCAGGGCACCCGTCCAGTGGCGGTCCGGTTCTAGACGCTCCTCCAG ACTCTCCCGGACTGGATTACCTGTTTGTTGACAATGGGAACGGTGATTATACCCATTCAGTCA GCATTTCTGATAATGGAGCCCAATCAAAATCACCAGCTGATACAACAG ATTCGTCTGTAGTCTTTGACACAATGTCACATCCGGATCATTTCTTCACAGACTATTCAG ATGGTTGGGCGGATAATAATGGTGCAGATTTACCCGATACAAACG GAAATGGAAACGGTCGGCACAAACCTGTGGTAGACATACAGAAAG GTGACCCTCAAGGCATTCATCTCGACATCA GCGGAACAGGCCATCAGGACGCTGCAACGGCGATGCATCACACAGCTG TTGGTGCACTTGATCTAAACGACCACACTCTCAGTCCCTACACAGACACGACTG GATTTGACGGTGTCAATGGTGCTGGAGCGCAGACAGATATGGCAG GTGCAGGAGGTGATCCAGTGACTGACGGACAGACTCTAACAGACATGACAG GGCAAGGACATTTAGCTGTGACAGATGGCATGCCAAATTACACAG CAGATTCTGTGCGTGCGACTGGGACTGGATTTACAG ATGCCTCAGACACACATAGTAGCATGGTTCAGACAGACCTACCAG TCACAGGGGATCCATTTACAGGGGTTTCCTCACAGACAGATGCCATGGGCACAG GCCAACCTGGTGCTACAGAACAAACACAGACAGCTG TATCAGCAGGTGAACAGTACCACACATCTGGTCAGGGTTTTGAAG AAAATGTGGAACTGGAAGATACCTGCTGA